The Desulfobulbaceae bacterium genomic interval GGCCGCCTTTTTTAACCACGGAAGCAAACACTTTAAAGCCGCAATCTTTAACAATCTCTGACAAACTGACCAGCTCAAGCCCGAAGCGCGTATCGGGTTTATCGTTGCCGAAGCGCTCCATCGCCTCTGCATAGGTCAAGCGTTTAAAGGGGGTTGAAACATCAATGTCGATGGTCTCTTTAAAGAGGCTTTTAATCAGGCCTTCAGCGATTGTGTAGATATCTTCCTCATCAACAAAGGATAGTTCCATATCGATCTGAGTAAATTCAGGCTGTCGGTCGGCCCGCAGATCTTCATCACGAAAACATCTGACAATTTGATAATAACGATCCATGCCGGCAACCATCAGCATCTGCTTGAAAAGTTGTGGTGATTGAGGCAGGGCATAGAATTTTCCTGGATTTACCCGGCTTGAGACAAGGTAGTCTCTGGCTCCTTCAGGGGTGGAGCGGGTGAGGATAGGTGTTTCAATCTCCAGAAAATTGTGGGCGTTCAGGTAGTTGCGAACGGCATGGCAGGCCTTATGACGCATGACCAGATTATTCGCCATCTCAGGCCTGCGCAGGTCCATGTATCGATATTTGAGCCGCAACATTTCAGAAACTTCCACTTTTTCATCAAGCGGAAACGGTGGAGTCGGAGAGGTATTCAAGATGCGTAAATTGCTGACCATTACCTCGATTTGGCCGGTTTTGAGGTTCAGATTGGTCATACCCTCTGGTCGGGCTGTAACTGTACCTTCTACCGCCAGGAACCATTCGCTGCGCAGGTCATGGGCTTTAGCATGAACTTCGGCGTTGTGCTCAGGATTAAAGACGATCTGGGTGAGACCGAAGCGATCACGGAGATCAATAAATATAACGCCGCCATGATCACGGCGCCTGAGAACCCAGCCCATCAGGGTGACTTGTTGACCGATATGGCTATCGTTTAAATCATTACAGTAATGAGTTCTTTTTAGTCCACCCATGGATTCCATTGGGTTACTCCTTTCCGGCAAGGCGCCGGAATTAATAATTAGTAATCAATAACGTTTAAAACTTTTTTTTGCCACGAAACCACACACACA includes:
- the aspS gene encoding aspartate--tRNA ligase, with the protein product MESMGGLKRTHYCNDLNDSHIGQQVTLMGWVLRRRDHGGVIFIDLRDRFGLTQIVFNPEHNAEVHAKAHDLRSEWFLAVEGTVTARPEGMTNLNLKTGQIEVMVSNLRILNTSPTPPFPLDEKVEVSEMLRLKYRYMDLRRPEMANNLVMRHKACHAVRNYLNAHNFLEIETPILTRSTPEGARDYLVSSRVNPGKFYALPQSPQLFKQMLMVAGMDRYYQIVRCFRDEDLRADRQPEFTQIDMELSFVDEEDIYTIAEGLIKSLFKETIDIDVSTPFKRLTYAEAMERFGNDKPDTRFGLELVSLSEIVKDCGFKVFASVVKKGGLVKSINAKGCANFSRKNIDDLTEYAAQFGAKGLAWVKMKEDGEWQSPIAKFFTDEERANMAAALDAKPGDLLFFVADTPKVVHQALSELRLELARMQNLIDKKTYDLLWVTDFPLFEYDEDESRYTAVHHPFTMANEDDLDLLETDPGKVRSRAYDLVLNGTEIGGGSLRIYQKEMQDKAFKALGISDEEAKDKFNFLLTALEMGAPPHAGIAFGLDRLMMILAGCDSIRDVIAFPKTQKATCPLTDAPSAVARKQLTELHLRPDWKED